One genomic segment of Fervidobacterium pennivorans includes these proteins:
- the pyrR gene encoding bifunctional pyr operon transcriptional regulator/uracil phosphoribosyltransferase PyrR, which produces MVKILGEDDIRRSLMRISHEILEKNKGAEDLVIIGIITRGWYLAKRIAKNISMIEGAELPVGALDVAPFRDDEKRTSKEEDKSIINFSLQGKKVVLVDDVLFTGRTVRAAMDAIISRGRPKSIQLAVLIDRGHREFPIRPDYVGKNIPSSKELEIVKVRLKEVDGEDGVYILKVGEDV; this is translated from the coding sequence ATGGTGAAAATACTCGGTGAAGATGATATAAGAAGGTCGTTGATGCGTATATCACACGAGATTTTGGAAAAGAACAAAGGTGCCGAAGATTTGGTCATTATAGGTATCATCACACGCGGATGGTATCTTGCTAAGAGGATAGCTAAAAATATATCGATGATAGAAGGTGCGGAATTACCTGTTGGAGCATTAGATGTTGCACCGTTTAGAGATGATGAAAAGAGAACTTCAAAGGAAGAAGATAAGAGTATCATAAATTTCAGTTTGCAAGGCAAAAAGGTAGTTCTTGTTGATGATGTCCTTTTTACAGGTAGAACGGTTAGGGCGGCAATGGATGCTATTATCTCGCGTGGTAGACCAAAATCCATTCAGCTTGCTGTACTTATCGATAGAGGACATAGGGAGTTTCCAATACGACCAGATTACGTAGGTAAGAATATTCCAAGTTCAAAAGAATTGGAAATTGTCAAAGTCAGGTTGAAAGAGGTTGATGGTGAAGACGGCGTTTATATATTGAAAGTGGGGGAAGATGTATGA
- a CDS encoding TIGR00266 family protein has protein sequence MRGEIEFRGSYALLKVYLGPGERVKVEPGAMVYMKGPVNVETSTGGVWKALKRAVLGGESFFMNTYYSSGDGEIGIAPELPGDIETVHVNGTLFVQSTSFLACDAQVDLDVSFGGFKSFFAGEGIFLLKLQGYGDAAISSFGAIKILELQVGEKITIDTGHVVAFDGSVNYSVRTFGGIKSTLFGGEGLVCDFTGPGRIYVQTRNYPAFVEWIKSLVPRETGSR, from the coding sequence ATGAGAGGCGAGATAGAATTTAGAGGTAGTTATGCACTCTTGAAAGTATATCTTGGACCTGGTGAACGAGTAAAGGTAGAACCTGGTGCGATGGTTTATATGAAGGGCCCTGTTAATGTTGAAACGTCGACAGGTGGTGTTTGGAAAGCTTTGAAACGAGCTGTTCTTGGTGGGGAAAGCTTTTTCATGAACACGTATTATTCATCCGGTGACGGAGAAATTGGTATAGCTCCAGAATTGCCTGGTGATATAGAGACCGTTCATGTGAATGGTACATTATTTGTTCAGTCAACATCATTTTTGGCTTGTGATGCTCAGGTGGATTTAGATGTTTCATTCGGAGGTTTTAAATCCTTCTTTGCAGGTGAAGGAATATTCTTGCTTAAGCTTCAAGGATACGGTGATGCTGCCATTTCTTCCTTTGGGGCTATCAAGATACTAGAATTGCAAGTTGGGGAAAAGATAACAATTGATACGGGACACGTCGTAGCCTTTGATGGGAGTGTTAACTACAGTGTTAGAACTTTTGGCGGGATAAAGTCTACACTTTTTGGTGGTGAAGGTCTTGTCTGCGATTTTACAGGACCTGGGAGAATATATGTTCAAACAAGAAATTATCCTGCGTTTGTAGAATGGATAAAATCACTAGTTCCTCGCGAGACTGGAAGTAGGTGA
- a CDS encoding cyclodeaminase/cyclohydrolase family protein, producing the protein MDIDIRKLTVEELCNKVKEKNPVPGGGAVGAVVAALGAALNSMVANLTLGKKKYENYEGLMQEVLENMELVLEKTLRLASEDVKAFDKVMEAYKLPKEDPERELKIQEALKKAVETPFELVECARDILKYSEIVAKWGNQNAVSDAYSAAELARAACKIGEYNVVINLKSITDEEFKNKVLDEMYEVMGEAKVYYERIQELIKENGFTKI; encoded by the coding sequence ATGGATATTGATATCAGAAAATTAACAGTTGAGGAACTTTGTAATAAAGTGAAGGAAAAAAACCCTGTTCCTGGTGGCGGAGCAGTTGGTGCTGTTGTTGCTGCACTTGGAGCTGCACTAAATTCAATGGTTGCTAATCTTACACTCGGAAAGAAAAAATACGAAAATTACGAGGGGCTTATGCAAGAAGTATTGGAAAACATGGAGCTTGTTCTTGAGAAGACTCTGAGATTGGCTTCTGAAGATGTCAAAGCTTTTGATAAAGTTATGGAAGCTTACAAGTTACCGAAAGAGGACCCCGAGAGAGAATTAAAGATTCAAGAAGCCCTAAAAAAAGCTGTTGAAACACCTTTTGAACTCGTTGAGTGCGCAAGAGATATTCTAAAATACAGTGAAATTGTTGCAAAATGGGGTAACCAAAATGCGGTATCTGATGCGTACAGTGCTGCGGAATTAGCAAGGGCTGCATGTAAAATTGGTGAGTACAATGTAGTAATCAACCTTAAATCAATAACAGATGAAGAATTCAAAAACAAAGTACTTGATGAGATGTACGAAGTTATGGGAGAAGCAAAAGTTTACTACGAAAGAATACAGGAGTTGATAAAAGAAAATGGGTTCACTAAGATTTGA
- the tgt gene encoding tRNA guanosine(34) transglycosylase Tgt, with the protein MGSLRFEVLKTVGNARRGRMHLPHGIVETPTFMPVGTNANVKLVTPHILKENNVQIILSNAFHLYLKPGLDVIREFGGLHNFMNWDRPILTDSGGFQVFSLKKGQKITDDGVWIMSPIDGSRHYITPELSMEIQATLGSDIVMAFDYCADPKDGYDEAKRSVKLTTKWAKRSLEHLRRISHQAIFGIIQGAIYEDLREMSLKEITEFDFDGFAIGGLSVGEPHEVTLKMVEFIGPRMPSDKPRYFMGGGSPDLLVDLVANGVDIFDSVFPTRVARHGLAVTWNGKFNIRSARYKYDKTPIDENCTCYTCRNFSKGYIRHLFDREEVLGQILLTIHDIHFMMEFGEKMRESIENGTFYEFREKVKKAYEKQASEG; encoded by the coding sequence ATGGGTTCACTAAGATTTGAAGTTTTAAAAACTGTTGGTAACGCAAGACGTGGGAGGATGCACCTCCCACATGGTATTGTTGAAACACCTACATTCATGCCGGTTGGTACGAACGCAAATGTGAAGTTGGTAACCCCGCATATATTAAAAGAAAACAACGTTCAAATAATTCTCTCGAATGCATTTCACCTATATTTGAAACCAGGATTAGATGTCATCCGAGAATTTGGCGGACTTCACAACTTCATGAACTGGGACAGACCGATTTTAACCGATAGTGGTGGTTTTCAAGTATTCAGTCTCAAGAAGGGTCAGAAGATTACGGACGATGGCGTATGGATTATGTCTCCAATAGACGGTTCAAGGCATTATATAACCCCAGAGTTATCGATGGAGATACAAGCTACCCTTGGTTCTGATATTGTTATGGCATTTGATTATTGTGCTGACCCAAAGGATGGATACGATGAGGCAAAAAGGTCTGTTAAGCTTACAACAAAATGGGCTAAGCGAAGTTTGGAACATTTGAGACGGATTTCTCATCAAGCGATTTTTGGCATAATCCAAGGTGCTATTTACGAAGACCTCAGAGAGATGAGTTTGAAAGAGATTACCGAATTTGATTTCGATGGATTTGCTATAGGTGGGTTAAGTGTCGGTGAACCTCACGAAGTAACGTTAAAGATGGTTGAGTTTATAGGTCCAAGAATGCCTTCAGATAAACCCAGGTATTTCATGGGCGGTGGTTCTCCGGACTTGTTGGTTGACTTGGTAGCAAATGGCGTTGATATCTTTGACAGTGTCTTTCCAACACGAGTTGCTCGGCATGGACTTGCGGTTACTTGGAATGGAAAGTTCAATATCCGTTCAGCTAGATACAAATACGACAAAACGCCCATAGATGAAAACTGCACATGTTACACATGTCGTAATTTTTCGAAAGGATACATAAGGCATCTCTTTGACAGAGAAGAAGTATTGGGACAGATACTTCTAACAATCCACGATATACATTTCATGATGGAATTTGGAGAAAAGATGCGTGAAAGCATAGAAAACGGAACGTTTTACGAATTTCGAGAGAAGGTGAAGAAGGCGTATGAAAAGCAAGCTTCAGAAGGGTAA